Proteins encoded together in one Anoxybacillus flavithermus window:
- the rpsS gene encoding 30S ribosomal protein S19 translates to MGRSLKKGPFCDDHLMKKIEKLNETGQKQVIKTWSRRSTIFPQFIGHTIAVYDGRKHVPVYITEDMVGHKLGEFAPTRTYKGHAADDKKTRR, encoded by the coding sequence ATGGGTCGCAGCTTGAAAAAAGGTCCTTTTTGTGATGATCATTTAATGAAAAAAATTGAGAAATTGAACGAAACTGGACAAAAACAAGTAATCAAAACATGGTCTCGTCGTTCAACTATTTTCCCGCAATTCATCGGTCATACGATCGCTGTTTACGATGGTCGTAAACACGTTCCGGTTTACATCACAGAGGACATGGTTGGTCATAAGCTCGGTGAATTTGCGCCAACGCGCACATACAAAGGCCATGCTGCTGATGATAAGAAAACAAGACGTTAA
- the rplV gene encoding 50S ribosomal protein L22 codes for MQAKAVARTVRIAPRKARLVIDLIRGKQVGEAVAILRHMPKAASPIIEKVLKSAVANAEHNYDMDVNKLVVTEAYVNEGPTLKRFRPRAQGRASAINKRTSHITIVVSEKKEG; via the coding sequence ATGCAGGCTAAAGCTGTTGCTAGAACGGTTCGAATTGCTCCTCGTAAAGCTCGCTTAGTCATTGACTTAATTCGAGGAAAGCAAGTAGGTGAAGCAGTTGCCATTCTTCGTCATATGCCAAAAGCTGCTTCTCCGATTATCGAGAAAGTATTAAAATCTGCAGTGGCAAACGCAGAACACAACTATGACATGGACGTTAATAAGCTCGTTGTTACAGAAGCTTATGTGAACGAAGGACCAACATTAAAACGTTTCCGTCCTCGTGCACAAGGTCGTGCTAGCGCAATTAACAAACGCACAAGCCATATCACGATCGTTGTTTCAGAAAAGAAGGAGGGATAA